The Leisingera daeponensis DSM 23529 genome includes the window TGATCCCGTCGGCGGTCGCCTCCAGCACCTTGCTGTCCCAGCCGCGGCTGTACAGCTTGCCGCCAGCACGCTCATCCAGATAGGCGCAAATCACCCGGCTGTCATACAGTGCCGGCCCGTCATTGCGCTCCAGCGCCGGGATCTTGGCCAGCGGATTGCTGGCCTTCACATCCGGGCTGGGACTAAGCGGGGTGGTGGTGACATCCAGGATTTCGACATCCTCCAACTGCCCGGTTTCACGCAGCAGCACCACAACCTTGCGGGCGAAAGGGGATGCTTGGGAATAAGTGAGCTTCATGGAAAATCCTCCGCTGTTTGGCCGCAGATTAGGCCGCAGTCCTCCACCTTTCCACGCTTGATTTTGCAAAACCGGCCTGCCACTGTCGCGCCGTTCTCAGGGCGGGGCGGAATTCCCCACCGGCGGTAAGCGGGCCAGTCCCCGCAAGCCCGCGAGCGGCTTCCATGGTTTTGGAAGTGTCAGCAGATCTGGTGAGACTCCAGAGCCGACGGTCACAGTCCGGATGGAAGAGAACGTGCGTCAGGACCGCTTTGGGCTTTCCAGCCCTGCGCGCGCCTGCCGTTCGTGATCGCCTTGGGTGACGTGTCAGAACCACAAGGAGATTACGACATGACACACACCCGCTATGCCTTCATCAAGGCGCAATGGCACGCAGACATTGTGGACCGCGCGCTGGAGGGTTTCCTGCAACTGATCCCGGCGGAGCAGGTCGACGTGTTCGACGTGCCCGGCGCCTTTGAAATGCCCCTGCTGGCGCAGGAGCTGGCCAAGACCGGAAAATACGCCGCCGTGGCCTGCGCGGCCTTCGTGGTGGATGGCGGCATCTACCGGCATGATTTTGTGGCTCAGGCCGTGGTGGACGGGCTGATGCGTGCAAGCATGGACACCGGGGTGCCGGTGCTGTCGGTCTCGCTGACCCCGCACCATTTTCAGGAGACGGAGCACCACAACGCGATTTACCGCGCTCACTTCGTGGAGAAGGGGCGTGAGGCTGCCAATGCTGCGCTGATGATCACCAAAACGCGGGAGGCGGCACTGGCTGCATAAATCTTCCTTTTACAGTGCCTTACACAACTGACTGGCCCGCCGCGCAGGCGGCGGGCAACCGCCCTCACTCCACAATTCTCACGTTAACTACATATTAATAAAGGATGTTTCGCAGCGAAACCCCTTTTCATTTACACCTTCTCGCAAGCCGTTTCCGGCAGCGCGGTCAGGCCGTTCCCAAATACGCCTGCAAGGCCGGGGGCGGGTTGTCCAGCAGCTCCGCCGTCTCCTGCGGCGGGTGCGCCGTGCCCTCCGCCACCAGCACCACCTGATCCGCGATCCGGCGGGCATCACCGGGGTCATGGCTGACCATAAGCACCGTCGCGCCGCTTTCGCGGGCCAGCTCCGCCACCAGATCCAGCATCTCTGCCTTCAGCGCCGGACCAAGCGCCGCGAAGGGTTCATCCAGCAGCAGGATATCGCGGCCCTGCACCAGCACCCGCGCCAGCGCCACCCGGCTCTGCTGCCCGCCCGACAGCGCCGCTGGCTTGCGCCCGCCCATACCACCAAGGCCGACCCGCTCCAGCGCCGCCTCGACCTGGCCCCGCTCGGCCCCGCTCAGCCGCAGATTCGCATGCAGCCCCAGCGCCACATTCTGCGCCACGGTCAAATGCGGAAACAGATTGCCGTCCTGAAACAGCATCGCCACCGGCCGCTTGCCCGGCGGCTGGCTGGTCAGGTCCGCGCCGTTCCACAAGATGCGCCCGCGGGTAACGGGCAGAAAACCCGCCACCGCCTCCACCAGCGTGGATTTCCCGGCACCGGAGGGCCCGATCACCGCAACGCAGGCCCCGGTCGCGATCTCCAGATCCGCCTCCACCGCGTAATCGCCGTTCATGATCCGGCAGTTCTCAAGCCTCAGCATGCCAGCGTCCCCCGCGGTCCAATATCCAGAATGCCCCCATCGACAGCATCAGCAACAGCAGCGCCGCGCCGGCCGCCGCCTCCATCCGGTAGGCCCCCATCAGCCTGTAGATCTGCAAAGGGAGCGTTGCGAAATCCGGGTCGGCAAACAGCGCCACCACACCAAGGTCTCCCATCGACAGCGCCGCCGCCAATCCCGCGGCAAACCCGGTCTGCGCGCGCATCCGCGGCAGGTAGACGCGCCGGACAAAGGCCCAGCCCTGCATGTCCAGCGACAGCGACAGGCGGCCATAGCGCCCCATAACCTCCCGCGCCCGCGGCACCAGGATGCGCATGGCAAAGGGCAGCGCCATCACCGCATTGACGAGCGCCGTCACCGGCAGCGCCAGCGCAAAAGGGTCCGCGATGGGGTAGATCAGGATGAACAGCCCGGTGCCGATCACCAGCGGCGAGGCCGCAAGGCCCAGGATGCCTGAGAGTTCAGTCAATCCCCTGCGCCCGGCGGCAGCCGCGGCGGCCATCGGCAAGGCCAGCCACAGCAGGATCACGGTGCTCAGCGCCGCAACCAGAATGGAGTTTCCCGCGGCCTGCCAGACGGAGGCTTTCAGCGACAGAATACCCGGCAGCCCCGCCAGCACGATAGCAGCCAGCGGCAGCAGCAGGAACGCGGCGGACAGGGCAATCCAAAAGCCATCCAAGCTGCGCGCCAGGGCGCTCTGCCCGTCCCAGCGCCGCACCGCACGGTCGAGGCCGGCGCCAAAGCCCTCGCCCGCTGACACCCGCAGCGCCACCAGCGCGGCGGCGCCAGTCAGCAGCAGCTGCAAGCCCGACAACAGCGCCGCACGGCCCAGGTCGAAATCAAACCGGAAGGCCTGATAGATGGCGAGTTCTAAGGTCGTCGCCCGTGGCCCGCCGCCCAGGGTCAGCGCCACCGCAAAGCTGGACAGACAAATGGCAAACACCACAGCCAGCGCGCCGGGCGCCACCCGCCGCAGCATCGGGCCTTCCAGCAGCCGCCACATCGCCAGCGGCCCGGCATCCAGTTGCGCCGCCAGGCGGAAGCGTTCGGCCGGGATCTCCTGCCAGCCCTGCAGGATCAGCCTGATCGCCAGCGGCAGGTTGAAGAACACATGCGCCAGCACCACTCCGTGCAGCCCGTATATCTGCACCGGCTCCAGCCCGAACATCCCTAGCAGGCTGCTCAGCCAGCCCGCGCGGCCAAACACCGCCAGCAGGCCAAGGATGGCCACAATGACCGGCAGGATGAAGGGCGCGCCCAACAGCGCAATCAGCAGGCTCCGCCCCGGGAACCGCCGCCGCGCCAGCGCGCGGGCGGCGGGGATGGCAAGGCCAACACTCAAAAGCGCCGACAGGCCCGCCTGGGTCAGCGTGAACCGCAGCGCGGCCCAATCGCTGGCGCCAAAGCCACTGCCTGCTTCAGCCCTCAGGGCAACAGCCCCAAGGGTTCCCAGAATCAGCACCGCCACCAAAAGGGCCGCGCCGGTCCCGGGCAGGGCGCTTACTGGCTGAGCGCGTCCAGCCATTCGCCCAGCGCCGCATCGCGCACCTCTGCGGCTTCCGTCTCGCTCAGCAGCAGCGATTTCTCCGGCGCGATCAGGGTTTCAAAGCCTTCGGGCAGGCCGCCCTCGGGCGTCACAGCCGGATACATCCAGTTGGTGGTCGGGATGATCGACTGGAAAGCGTCCGACACCATGAAGGCCAGAAACTGGTCGGCCAGCTCCGGCTGGTCGCTGTTTGCCAGTTTGCCGGCAACTTCCACCTGCATGTAATGGCCCTCATCAAAGGCCGCCGCCGCCTTGGAGCCGTCTTCCTCCGCGATCAGGTGATAGGCGGGCGAGGTGGTGTAGGAGAGCACCATGTCGGCCTCGCCTTCCAGGAACATGCCATAGGCCTCGGACCAGCCCTTGGTCACGGTCACCACGTTGTCAGAGAGGCCTTTCCAGATTTCCGGCGCCTCGTCGCCATAAGCGGCCTTGACCCACAAGAGCAGGCCCAGACCGGGGGTCGAGGAGCGCGGATCCTGGATCACGATCTTCTTGTCGCTGGCGGCCAGCGCCTTGAAATCGGCGGGCGCCGCTGCATCGGCGTTATGAACAAAGGCGAAGTAGCCCCAGTCATAGGGCACAAAAGTCGCGTCGCTCCACTCGACCGGCAGCGCATATTCCGCACTGACCGAATGCTCCGCAAACAGGCCGGTTTCCTTGGCCGCCGCGGTCAGGTTGGTGTCCAGCCCCAGAACGACGTCCGCATCAGAACGCGCGCCTTCCAGCTTGACCCGCGCCAGCAGCGCCGCGCCGTCGCCCGCGCCGACCAGCTTCAGGTCGCAGCCGCAGACTTCCTCAAATGCCTTCTCGACAGCCGGGCCGGGGCCCCAATCGGAGACAACGCTGTCATAGGTGTAAACGGTGAGTTCGGGCGTTTCGGCAAAAGCGGCCGAGGCGCCAAGCAATCCCGCTGCAAATGCAAGATGTTTCATGCCATCCTCCTTTGCGGCTTTGGGCAAGGGTGGAGGCTGTCCAGTACCTTCCCTCCGCCGGTGTGATCCGGTTCAGGTTCAACGGGTGTCATCTCAGCGCTTGCGCGCACCCCGAGGTGGCGCGGACCTTAGGCCCGGGGCGCAGCAAACACAAGCCAAAGACCCCCAGGACCTATGGCTTGATGAAACTGGACCGCCCGGAACCAGGATCCCCTGTTCATCTGGCTGAAAATATCCCGGAGGAGCCGCCGCAGGCGGCGGGGGCAGCGCCCCCTTGCCCCGTTTGCCGCAGAGAAACCCTCTTGAGACACAGGCCCCTGCCCGCTAAGCACGGCCCAAAGGAGACCGCGCCGCATGTCGATGAACAGCTTTGGACACCTCTTCCGCGTCACCACCTGGGGCGAGAGCCACGGGCCCGCGCTTGGCGCCACCGTCGACGGCTGCCCGCCGAACGTGCCGCTGGAGCCGGAAATGCTGCAGCAGTGGCTGGACAAGCGCCGGCCTGGCCAAAACAAGAACACCACCCAGCGCAATGAGCCGGATGCGGTGAAGATCCTGTCCGGCGTGTTCGACGGCATGTCCACCGGCACCCCGATCCAGCTGATGATCGAGAACACCGACCAGCGCTCGAAAGACTACGGCGAGATTTCCCAGACCTTCCGTCCGGGCCACGCCGATATCACCTATTTCCAGAAATACGGCAACCGCGACTACCGCGGCGGCGGCCGCTCCTCGGCGCGCGAAACCGCGGCGCGGGTTGCGGCCGGCGGTGTTGCACGTGAAGCAATCAAGGCGCTGGTCCCGGGGCTCGAAATCAAGGGCTACATGACCCGTATGGGCGAGCTGGAAATCGACCGCAGCCGCTTTGACTGGGACGCGATCGAGCAGAATGATTTCTGGATCCCCGATGCAGGCGCGGTGCAGGAGTGGGAAGACTACTTGCAGGCCCTGCGCAAAGCGCATGACTCGGTTGGCGCGGTGGTGGAGGTGGTCGCCCGCGGCGTTCCCGCAGGCATCGGCGCGCCGGTTTACGGCAAGCTGGACACCGATCTGGCCGCCGCGATGATGTCGATCAACGCCGTCAAGGGCGTCGAGATCGGCGAGGGCATGAATGCCGCCCGGCTGAAGGGTTCGGAAAACGCCGATGAGATCTTCATGGGCGAAAACGGTCCGGAGTATTCCTCCAACCACGCCGGCGGCATCCTGGGCGGGATTTCCACCGGGCAGGATGTGGTGGTGCGGTTTGCAGTGAAGCCGACCTCCTCCATCCTCACCCCGCGCAAGTCGATCCGCAAGGACGGCTCCGCCACCGAGGTGATCACCAAGGGGCGCCACGACCCCTGCGTCGGCATCCGCGCGGTGCCCGTGGCCGAGGCGATGATGGCCTGCGTGATCCTGGACCACCTGCTGCTGCACCGCGGCCAGATCGGAGAAAACCAGGGCCGGATCGGCTGACTAACAGACCCTAAGCAGGGCAATATCCTATTTTCAGGGGTGAGGCGTGCTGTGGCAGGCTTCACCCTTTGCCGTTCAGGAATGCTCGCCTTCGCATTGCCCGTGATCGCCCAGCGCCGCCAGCACCTTGCACTCTCCGCCCTGCCCGTGGCCGCACAGATGGGTGATGCGCTCCAGCTCGCCCGCCAGCTGCTCCAGCCGGGCAATCCGTGCCCGCACTGCGCTCAGCTGGGCCTCGGCGATGCGGTGGACCTCTGAGCAATCCTCGCCGAGCTGTCCCTCGATCGACATCATCACCTTGATGTCCTCCAGCGGGAACCCGAGATCGCGCGCATGTTTGATGAAGCCCAGCGCATCCATGCCGTCCTGCCCGTAGCGGCGCTGGTTGCCGGCATTGCGGCCCGGCGGCGGCAGCAGGCCGATCTCCTCGTAATAGCGGATGGTGGGCACCTTCACGCCGGTGGCCTTGGACAGCTGGCCGATGGAAAACATCTGAAGAAACCTCTTGAAGCTCTAGTGACTAGAGGCCCTACATTGATCCCGAATCGGAAATGAGGACAAGAGCAATGGCAGGCTGCTGCAATCACGACGCAAAATTCGACGGGGTCTCAGACGACTACAAACGCAGGCTTTGGCTGGTGATCGCCATCAATGCCGGCATGTTTGCGGTGGAAATGGGCGCGGGCCAGATGTCCGGCAGCCAGGCACTGAAAGCGGACGCGCTGGATTTTCTGGGTGACGCGCTGACCTATGGCATTTCGCTGGCAGTGATCGGTGCCACTTTGCGCACGCGGGCGCTGGCGGCCTTGGGGAAAGGCATCAGCCTGCTGCTGATGGGGCTGTGGGTGTTCGGTTCCACCATCTATCAGGTGTTTTACGTCGGCGTGCCGCAGGCGCAGATCATGGGCCTGATCGGATTCATGGCGCTGGCGGCTAACCTGATCTCGGTCATGCTGTTGGCCCGTTACAAGGACGGCGATGCCAATGTGCGCTCGGTCTGGCTGTGCTCGCGCAATGACGCCATCGGCAATGTGGCGGTGATGATTGCCGCACTTGGCGTCTGGGGCACCGCCACCGGCTGGCCGGACCTGATCGTGGCCGGCATTATGGGCGGTCTGTTCCTGAACTCTGCCTTCCAGATCCTGGTGCAGGCGGTGCGGGAATGGCGCGAAGAGGAAGGCCACTCGGAAGCCCACCAGCACTAGGGCAGTGACCGTCCGCGGGCGGACGGGCGCTGCCCGGGCCGTTGGCCCGAGCGAGTGATTATTAGGTGAACAGCCCTGCGTATTCCTCACGCAGGGCTTTTTTCTGCACCTTGCCCATGGTGTTGCGCGGCAGGGCGTCCAGCAGGATGATCTCCTTCGGCTGCTTGAACTTGGCCAGTTGCCCGGACAAAGCCGCCTTGATCGCCTCCGCACTGGTGCCCTCACCCTCCGGCACCACCACGGCCACCACACCCTCGCCGAAGTCGGGATGCGGCACGCCGATCACCGCGCTTTCCAGCACGCCGGGCAGATCGTCGATCAGGCTTTCAACCTCCTTGGGGTAGACATTGAACCCGCCGGTGATGATCAGATCCTTCTCGCGCCCGACGATGGTGACATAGCCGTCGGCGTCGATCTTCGCCATGTCGCCGGTGATGAACCAACCGTCCGGCCGCAGCTCCTCCGCCGTCTTTTCAGGCATCTGCCAGTACCCCTGGAACACGTTCGGCCCGCGCACTTCCAGCACGCCGATCTCTCCGGCGGGCACCTCAGTGCCATCCCGCATCACCCGCGCTTCGACACCCGGTAATGGGAAGCCGACGGTGCCGGCCCGGCGCTCACCCTCGTAGGGGTTTGACGTGCTCATGTTGGTTTCGGTCATACCGTAGCGTTCCAGGATGCGGTGGCCGGTGCGGGCCTCCCATTGCTCGTGGGTATCGACCAGCAGCGGCGCGGAGCCGGAGATGAACAGGCGCATGTTCGCCGCCCGCTCCCGCGTCAGCCGCTTGTCCGCCAGCAGCCGGGTATAGAAGGTCGGCACCCCCATCAGCGCCGTGGCCGCGGGCATCGCCTCTAAGATGGCATCCGCATCGAACCCCGGCAGGAAGACCACCTGAGCGCCCGCAAAAAGCGCCACATTGGTTGCCACGAACAGCCCGTGCGTGTGGAAGATCGGCAGCGCGTGGATCAGCACGTCGTCCTTGGTGAACCGCCAGTAATCGCGCAGGGTCAGCGAGTTGGAGGCAAGGTTATCATGGCTCAGCATCGCGCCCTTGGAGCGGCCGGTGGTGCCGGAGGTGTAGAGGATCGCCGCCAGATCATCCGCCTGCCGGGCCACTGCGTCAAAGCCGGACTGCCCGTCCGCCAAATCGCGCAAGGACCCCTGCCCGGCCGCATCCAGCGTCAGCACCTGCGCCGCGCCCGCGATGGCGCTGATTTCCTCCAGCCGGGCCGGGTCGCAGACCACCACGCGCGGGGAGGCGTCGCCGACAAAGTAAGCCACCTCTGGCCCGGTATAAGCGGTGTTGAGCGGCAGGAAGATGCCGCCGGCCATGACGGTGCCAAGATAAAGCTCGATCGCCTGAATGGTTTTCTGGACCTGCACCGCCACCCGGTCCCCGGGCTGCACGCCCTGAGCCGCCAGGGCCGCTGCCATCCGCTCCGCGCCGGCGAACAGCGCGCCGAAGGTGACCGTGCTGCCGTCCGGAAGCCGGGCAAAGACCTCGCCCTCCCGCCCAAGGGAGGAGGCGCGCAGCTGGCGGATCAGGTGGTTGGCGTCATACATCGGCGGCTCCTTCATCTGGCGGCGCCATTTGCGCGCCTTGGTGCGGTGAAATCAAGCCATTGATCTTTGCGGCGCTTGGGCGCAGGGTCGCGCCATGGCGAAATCGTTAACATCGCATCGGCCTGTGCTGGCGGTCCTGCTGAAAGTGACCGCCATTGCGCTGTTCACCGCGCTGTCCGGGATCATCAAAGCAACCTCTGATACCGTGCCGGCAGGCGAGGCGGTGTTCTTCCGCTCCTTCTTTGCCATCCCGGTGATCGTCATCTGGCTGGCCGCGCGCAGAGAGCTGCGGCACGGGCTGATCACGAAGAAACCGATGTTTCACGTGTGGCGCGGGCTGGTGGGGACCTCGGCGATGGGGATGACCTTCATGGGGCTGGCGCTGCTGCCGTTGCCGGAGGTTACGGCCATCGGCTATGCCACGCCGATCTTCACCCTGATCCTGGCGGCGCTGTTTCTGGGAGAGACCATCCGGATGGTGCGGATCAGCGCCGTGGCCATCGGCCTGTTGGGCGTGCTGATCATGATCTGGCCCCGTCTTGGCGGCGATCTGGAGGATGGCGCCATGCTGGGCGTCTTGCTCGTGGTTGGCGCAACCGTCGCCCGCGGATTTGTTCAGATCCACATCCGCCGCATGGTGCAGTCCGAGCATACCGCGGCCATCGTGTTCTATTTTTCGCTGACGGCCTCAGGCCTCGCGCTGCTGACTGCGCCCTTCGGCTGGGTGATGCCGGATGCGCGAACCGCTGCGCTGCTGGTCAGCGCCGGGCTGGTCGGCGGGGTGGCGCAGATCCTGGTCACCTCCTCCTACCGCTTTGCGCCTGCTTCGATGCTGGCACCCTACGATTACGCCTCGATGATCTTTGCCATCGTGATCGGCTACGTATGGTTCGATGAATGGCCGACGCTGGTGATGCTGGGCGGCGCGGTGCTGGTGATCGCCGGCAATGTGCTGGTGATCTGGCGCGAGCACCGGCTGGGACTGCAGCGCGGCAAGGACCGCGCCGCAAACAACCCGAAGGGTGTTTAGCAGGCTCTCGCCTAGATGTGCCGGGGCAGAAGCCTGGGCCGCAGGCTTGCGGATTTCAGATCGAACGGGTCAGCGCGCCATCCACCCGGATGTTCTGCCCGGTGGTATAAGCCGCATCATCCGAGGCCAGATAGGCGATCAGCGCCGAAACCTCGCGCGCTGTTCCATAGCGGCCCATCGGGATGCGCGCCTTGCGGTCCTCAGTCTCCGGCAGGCTGTCGATGAAGCCCGGCAGCACGTTGTTCATCCGCACGCCTTGGCCTGCGAACTTGTCGGCAAACAGCTTGGTAAAGCTCGCAAGCCCCGCCCGGAACACGCCGGAGGTCGGGAACAGCGGATCCGGCTCAAACACTGCGAAGGTGGAGATGTTGATGATCGACCCCTTGCCTTGGGCCGCCATGACGGGCGCCACCAGCCGGGCCGGGCGGATCACGTTCATCAGGTAGTATTCCATCCCCAGATGCCAATCCTCGTCGCTGATCTCCAGGATGTCGCCCTTGGGGCCGTGGCCAGCCGAGTTGACCAGCACGTCGATCCGCCCCCAGCGGTCCATCGTCTTGTCCACCAGCGCCTGCAGGTCGCTTTGTTCCAGGTTAGAGCCTGTATGCCCCAACCCGCCCAGTTCCTGCGCCAGAGCCTCACCCTTGCCGGAGGAGGAGAGGATCGCAACCTCATACCCCTGCTCGTGAAGGTGGCGGGCGGCGTCCGCGCCCATGCCGCTGCCTGCGGCGGTGAAGAGAGCGACTTTGGTCATATCCATACTCCTTTGCTTGCCCTCAGGATGGCGGCTCAGCGGCCGCTTGACCAATCATGTCTCATCGCGCCAGACTGTAGAAAAACTATTGGCTGAAAACCGGATGCGCCTGCCCAACCTCAACGCCCTGCGGATGTTTGACGCCGCCGCCCGCCACCTGAACTTCGGCCGCGCGGCAGAGGAGCTGCACCTGACTCAAGGCGCTGTGGCCCAGCAGGTGCGGCGGCTGGAGGCGGATCTGGGGCACAAACTGTTTCACCGCCACGCCCGCGGGCTAACGCTGACCGACACCGGGCGCAGCTACCATGCGCCAGTCCGGCAAGCGCTGGCGCTGATCCGCGATGCGACCGGCAAGCTGACGCCGACCGTGCAGAGGGTGACGCTGTCGGTGCCGCCCTCCTTTGCCGCCAAATGGCTGGTGCCGCGGCTGCCGGAATTCGAGGCCCGCCATCCCGATATCGACCTGCGGGTGGTTGCGGAGGAGAGCCTGGCTGATTTCAAACGGGATGGCATCGACATTGCCATCCGCCAAGGCAGGAAACCGCAAGACGGCAGATTGAACTGTGCCCTGCTGTCGCTGGTGGATCTGGTGGCGGTGGCCCGGCCGGAACCGGCTCTAACACAGGAAGAACCCTTGAAACTGGCCGATCTCACCCAGCACACGCTGATCCAGGACGGGCACCGGCACTGGGACCATATGCTGCGGCAGGAAGGGCTCACGGCCACAGGCCGGGTTCTGCAATTCAATCAGACCGCGCTGGCGATGGATGCGGCGGTGAACGGCCAGGGCATCGCGCTGGTGCCGCGGATGTTCCTGGGCAGTCAGCCGCTGCAAATCCTGTGGCAAGCGCCGCGCTTGGGCGACCAAGGGTTCTACGTGCTTTGGCCCAGCGCTCAGGGCCGGGCCAAAACCGTGGTGGGCTGGCTCTTGCGCCAATAAGCATCAGGCGGAAGCGGCCTCGGCTTCCTCCGGCGCGCTGAGCGAGATCACCGCGACAACGGCAGCCCCGTTCAGCAGGTAGAAGGCCGAATCCAGCCCGGTAAATCCGAAGACGAAAGGCGCCGCCAGAAAGGCGAGGCCAACTATCAGGTCAACGGTCAGATGCAGCTTGTAAGGCAGCACCCGGACCAGGCCGAGGTGGTGATCGGTCAGCAGCGTCAGCACAAAGGCGGCGATGCCGGTTGCCACCGACAGCCACAGCGCCAGCGGGTTGCTTTCGCCGAGGCCCAGAAGAAACGGCAGCCCCATCAGGGCGGCAGCCACCGGATAATCAAGATAGGCATGAAGGGTACGGGTCACGAAACGGAGGGGCATGGGTCAGGTCCTTTTTCTGGGTATTGACAGGCCGCCCCTTTGGCGGCTCTGTCCCCAGAATGGAGCAGTCATCCCGGACGGTGAATTTCAGCCCCTCCGGCAAACCTTGCAGATCGTTCAAACGGCGGGCGCATGGACACCTCAGGCCGCGCGATGCTGCTGCCGGTAGGCGGCCGGGGACATCCCGA containing:
- a CDS encoding 6,7-dimethyl-8-ribityllumazine synthase translates to MTHTRYAFIKAQWHADIVDRALEGFLQLIPAEQVDVFDVPGAFEMPLLAQELAKTGKYAAVACAAFVVDGGIYRHDFVAQAVVDGLMRASMDTGVPVLSVSLTPHHFQETEHHNAIYRAHFVEKGREAANAALMITKTREAALAA
- a CDS encoding ATP-binding cassette domain-containing protein, producing MLRLENCRIMNGDYAVEADLEIATGACVAVIGPSGAGKSTLVEAVAGFLPVTRGRILWNGADLTSQPPGKRPVAMLFQDGNLFPHLTVAQNVALGLHANLRLSGAERGQVEAALERVGLGGMGGRKPAALSGGQQSRVALARVLVQGRDILLLDEPFAALGPALKAEMLDLVAELARESGATVLMVSHDPGDARRIADQVVLVAEGTAHPPQETAELLDNPPPALQAYLGTA
- a CDS encoding thiamine/thiamine pyrophosphate ABC transporter permease ThiP, giving the protein MAGRAQPVSALPGTGAALLVAVLILGTLGAVALRAEAGSGFGASDWAALRFTLTQAGLSALLSVGLAIPAARALARRRFPGRSLLIALLGAPFILPVIVAILGLLAVFGRAGWLSSLLGMFGLEPVQIYGLHGVVLAHVFFNLPLAIRLILQGWQEIPAERFRLAAQLDAGPLAMWRLLEGPMLRRVAPGALAVVFAICLSSFAVALTLGGGPRATTLELAIYQAFRFDFDLGRAALLSGLQLLLTGAAALVALRVSAGEGFGAGLDRAVRRWDGQSALARSLDGFWIALSAAFLLLPLAAIVLAGLPGILSLKASVWQAAGNSILVAALSTVILLWLALPMAAAAAAGRRGLTELSGILGLAASPLVIGTGLFILIYPIADPFALALPVTALVNAVMALPFAMRILVPRAREVMGRYGRLSLSLDMQGWAFVRRVYLPRMRAQTGFAAGLAAALSMGDLGVVALFADPDFATLPLQIYRLMGAYRMEAAAGAALLLLMLSMGAFWILDRGGRWHAEA
- the thiB gene encoding thiamine ABC transporter substrate binding subunit → MKHLAFAAGLLGASAAFAETPELTVYTYDSVVSDWGPGPAVEKAFEEVCGCDLKLVGAGDGAALLARVKLEGARSDADVVLGLDTNLTAAAKETGLFAEHSVSAEYALPVEWSDATFVPYDWGYFAFVHNADAAAPADFKALAASDKKIVIQDPRSSTPGLGLLLWVKAAYGDEAPEIWKGLSDNVVTVTKGWSEAYGMFLEGEADMVLSYTTSPAYHLIAEEDGSKAAAAFDEGHYMQVEVAGKLANSDQPELADQFLAFMVSDAFQSIIPTTNWMYPAVTPEGGLPEGFETLIAPEKSLLLSETEAAEVRDAALGEWLDALSQ
- the aroC gene encoding chorismate synthase, with product MSMNSFGHLFRVTTWGESHGPALGATVDGCPPNVPLEPEMLQQWLDKRRPGQNKNTTQRNEPDAVKILSGVFDGMSTGTPIQLMIENTDQRSKDYGEISQTFRPGHADITYFQKYGNRDYRGGGRSSARETAARVAAGGVAREAIKALVPGLEIKGYMTRMGELEIDRSRFDWDAIEQNDFWIPDAGAVQEWEDYLQALRKAHDSVGAVVEVVARGVPAGIGAPVYGKLDTDLAAAMMSINAVKGVEIGEGMNAARLKGSENADEIFMGENGPEYSSNHAGGILGGISTGQDVVVRFAVKPTSSILTPRKSIRKDGSATEVITKGRHDPCVGIRAVPVAEAMMACVILDHLLLHRGQIGENQGRIG
- a CDS encoding MerR family transcriptional regulator — its product is MFSIGQLSKATGVKVPTIRYYEEIGLLPPPGRNAGNQRRYGQDGMDALGFIKHARDLGFPLEDIKVMMSIEGQLGEDCSEVHRIAEAQLSAVRARIARLEQLAGELERITHLCGHGQGGECKVLAALGDHGQCEGEHS
- a CDS encoding cation transporter, whose translation is MAGCCNHDAKFDGVSDDYKRRLWLVIAINAGMFAVEMGAGQMSGSQALKADALDFLGDALTYGISLAVIGATLRTRALAALGKGISLLLMGLWVFGSTIYQVFYVGVPQAQIMGLIGFMALAANLISVMLLARYKDGDANVRSVWLCSRNDAIGNVAVMIAALGVWGTATGWPDLIVAGIMGGLFLNSAFQILVQAVREWREEEGHSEAHQH
- a CDS encoding malonate--CoA ligase — translated: MYDANHLIRQLRASSLGREGEVFARLPDGSTVTFGALFAGAERMAAALAAQGVQPGDRVAVQVQKTIQAIELYLGTVMAGGIFLPLNTAYTGPEVAYFVGDASPRVVVCDPARLEEISAIAGAAQVLTLDAAGQGSLRDLADGQSGFDAVARQADDLAAILYTSGTTGRSKGAMLSHDNLASNSLTLRDYWRFTKDDVLIHALPIFHTHGLFVATNVALFAGAQVVFLPGFDADAILEAMPAATALMGVPTFYTRLLADKRLTRERAANMRLFISGSAPLLVDTHEQWEARTGHRILERYGMTETNMSTSNPYEGERRAGTVGFPLPGVEARVMRDGTEVPAGEIGVLEVRGPNVFQGYWQMPEKTAEELRPDGWFITGDMAKIDADGYVTIVGREKDLIITGGFNVYPKEVESLIDDLPGVLESAVIGVPHPDFGEGVVAVVVPEGEGTSAEAIKAALSGQLAKFKQPKEIILLDALPRNTMGKVQKKALREEYAGLFT
- a CDS encoding DMT family transporter; translation: MAKSLTSHRPVLAVLLKVTAIALFTALSGIIKATSDTVPAGEAVFFRSFFAIPVIVIWLAARRELRHGLITKKPMFHVWRGLVGTSAMGMTFMGLALLPLPEVTAIGYATPIFTLILAALFLGETIRMVRISAVAIGLLGVLIMIWPRLGGDLEDGAMLGVLLVVGATVARGFVQIHIRRMVQSEHTAAIVFYFSLTASGLALLTAPFGWVMPDARTAALLVSAGLVGGVAQILVTSSYRFAPASMLAPYDYASMIFAIVIGYVWFDEWPTLVMLGGAVLVIAGNVLVIWREHRLGLQRGKDRAANNPKGV
- a CDS encoding SDR family oxidoreductase, whose product is MDMTKVALFTAAGSGMGADAARHLHEQGYEVAILSSSGKGEALAQELGGLGHTGSNLEQSDLQALVDKTMDRWGRIDVLVNSAGHGPKGDILEISDEDWHLGMEYYLMNVIRPARLVAPVMAAQGKGSIINISTFAVFEPDPLFPTSGVFRAGLASFTKLFADKFAGQGVRMNNVLPGFIDSLPETEDRKARIPMGRYGTAREVSALIAYLASDDAAYTTGQNIRVDGALTRSI
- a CDS encoding LysR substrate-binding domain-containing protein; the encoded protein is MAENRMRLPNLNALRMFDAAARHLNFGRAAEELHLTQGAVAQQVRRLEADLGHKLFHRHARGLTLTDTGRSYHAPVRQALALIRDATGKLTPTVQRVTLSVPPSFAAKWLVPRLPEFEARHPDIDLRVVAEESLADFKRDGIDIAIRQGRKPQDGRLNCALLSLVDLVAVARPEPALTQEEPLKLADLTQHTLIQDGHRHWDHMLRQEGLTATGRVLQFNQTALAMDAAVNGQGIALVPRMFLGSQPLQILWQAPRLGDQGFYVLWPSAQGRAKTVVGWLLRQ